The following are from one region of the Streptomyces changanensis genome:
- the gyrB gene encoding DNA topoisomerase (ATP-hydrolyzing) subunit B has product MSNDAAPPGLPERWLALCQKGRFVADSGNPNENIPSTPAGENGETPTPGPAAYDASAITVLEGLDAVRKRPGMYIGSTGERGLHHMVQEVVDNSVDEALAGHADSIDVTILADGGVRVVDNGRGIPVDIHPIEKKPAVEVVLTVLHAGGKFGGGGYAVSGGLHGVGVSVVNALSSRVSVDIKRDGYRWTQDYKLGVPTAPLAQHEAVEDSGTTVTFWADPDVFETTEYSFETLSRRFQEMAFLNKGLTITLTDERDSAKATMNADDPDASAEAPEAQPARTVSYFYEGGIVDFVKYLNSRKGELIHPTVISVEAEDKDRLLSVEIAMQWNSQYTEGVYSFANTIHTHEGGTHEEGFRAALTGLVNRYARDKKLLREKDDNLTGEDIREGLTAIISVKLGEPQFEGQTKTKLGNTEAKTFVQKVVHEHLSDWFDRNPNEAADIIRKAIQAATARVAARKARDLTRRKGLLESASLPGKLSDCQSNDPAKCEIFIVEGDSAGGSAKSGRNPEFQAILPIRGKILNVEKARIDKILQNTEVQALISAFGTGVHEDFDIEKLRYHKIILMADADVDGQHINTLLLTFLFRFMRPLVEAGHVYLSRPPLYKIKWGRDDFEYAYSDRERDALVELGKQNGKRIREDSIQRFKGLGEMNAEELRITTMDQDHRVLGQVTLDDAAQADDLFSVLMGEDVEARRSFIQRNAKDVRFLDI; this is encoded by the coding sequence ATGTCGAACGACGCAGCCCCTCCCGGGCTCCCCGAGAGGTGGCTCGCGCTGTGCCAGAAAGGGCGCTTCGTGGCCGATTCCGGCAACCCCAACGAGAACATTCCGTCCACTCCTGCCGGCGAGAACGGCGAGACCCCCACACCGGGGCCCGCGGCGTACGACGCCAGCGCGATCACCGTCCTCGAGGGTCTGGACGCGGTACGCAAGCGCCCGGGCATGTACATCGGCTCGACCGGTGAGCGTGGCCTGCACCACATGGTGCAGGAGGTCGTGGACAACTCCGTCGACGAGGCGCTGGCCGGCCACGCGGACAGCATCGACGTGACGATCCTGGCCGACGGCGGCGTCAGGGTGGTGGACAACGGGCGCGGTATCCCCGTGGACATCCACCCCATCGAGAAGAAGCCGGCCGTCGAGGTCGTCCTCACCGTCCTGCACGCGGGCGGCAAGTTCGGCGGCGGCGGCTACGCCGTCTCCGGCGGTCTGCACGGCGTCGGCGTCTCCGTCGTCAACGCGCTCTCCTCGCGGGTGTCCGTCGACATCAAGCGCGACGGGTACCGCTGGACGCAGGACTACAAGCTCGGCGTGCCCACCGCCCCGCTGGCGCAGCACGAGGCCGTCGAGGACTCCGGCACCACGGTGACCTTCTGGGCCGACCCGGACGTCTTCGAGACGACCGAGTACTCCTTCGAGACGCTGTCCCGGCGCTTCCAGGAGATGGCGTTCCTCAACAAGGGCCTGACGATCACGCTCACCGACGAGCGCGACTCGGCCAAGGCCACGATGAACGCCGACGACCCGGACGCCTCCGCCGAGGCCCCCGAGGCACAGCCGGCCCGCACGGTGTCGTACTTCTACGAGGGCGGCATCGTCGACTTCGTCAAGTACCTCAACTCCCGCAAGGGCGAGCTGATCCACCCGACGGTCATCTCCGTCGAGGCCGAGGACAAGGACCGGCTGCTGTCGGTCGAGATCGCCATGCAGTGGAACTCGCAGTACACGGAGGGCGTGTACTCCTTCGCGAACACGATCCACACGCACGAGGGCGGCACGCACGAGGAGGGCTTCCGTGCGGCGCTCACCGGTCTCGTCAACCGCTACGCGCGCGACAAGAAGCTGCTGCGCGAGAAGGACGACAACCTCACGGGCGAGGACATCCGCGAGGGTCTGACCGCGATCATCTCCGTCAAGCTCGGCGAGCCGCAGTTCGAGGGCCAGACGAAGACGAAGCTCGGCAACACCGAGGCGAAGACCTTCGTGCAGAAGGTCGTCCACGAGCACCTGTCCGACTGGTTCGACCGCAACCCCAACGAGGCCGCGGACATCATCCGCAAGGCCATCCAGGCCGCCACCGCGCGCGTGGCCGCCCGCAAGGCGCGCGACCTGACGCGCCGCAAGGGGCTGCTGGAGTCGGCGTCGCTGCCGGGCAAGCTCTCCGACTGCCAGTCGAACGACCCGGCCAAGTGTGAGATCTTCATCGTCGAGGGTGACTCCGCCGGCGGTTCCGCCAAGTCCGGCCGGAACCCCGAGTTCCAGGCCATCCTGCCCATCCGCGGCAAGATCCTGAACGTCGAGAAGGCGCGGATCGACAAGATCCTTCAGAACACCGAGGTCCAGGCGCTGATCTCCGCCTTCGGCACCGGGGTGCACGAGGACTTCGACATCGAGAAGCTCCGGTACCACAAGATCATCCTGATGGCGGACGCCGACGTCGACGGCCAGCACATCAACACCCTGCTGCTGACCTTCCTCTTCCGCTTCATGCGGCCGCTGGTCGAGGCCGGGCACGTCTACCTCTCCCGCCCGCCGCTGTACAAGATCAAGTGGGGTCGGGACGACTTCGAGTACGCCTACTCGGACCGCGAGCGCGACGCGCTCGTCGAGCTCGGCAAGCAGAACGGCAAGCGCATCCGCGAGGACTCCATCCAGCGCTTCAAGGGCCTCGGCGAGATGAACGCCGAGGAGCTGCGCATCACGACCATGGACCAGGACCACCGGGTGCTCGGCCAGGTCACGCTCGACGACGCGGCCCAGGCCGACGACCTGTTCTCGGTGCTGATGGGCGAGGACGTGGAGGCGCGGCGCTCGTTCATCCAGCGCAACGCCAAGGACGTCCGCTTCCTCGACATCTGA
- a CDS encoding DUF3566 domain-containing protein yields MSGATGAGSAGSAAKRANGARGPATDSQGVAVTDTRGAKPPYDTQEDGPLPGGRPSTGKQKAQPYHPPQAYGADGQEDAHGSATVRRPRTGAKTTPRTRKARLRVAKADPWSVMKVSFLLSIALGICTVVAAAVLWMVMDAMGVFSTVGATISDATGSTASNGFDLQAFLSLPRMLLFTSVIAVIDVVLATALATLGAFIYNLAAGFVGGVELTLAEDE; encoded by the coding sequence GTGAGCGGAGCCACGGGCGCCGGTTCGGCCGGCTCGGCCGCCAAGAGAGCGAACGGTGCCCGTGGCCCAGCCACGGACTCCCAGGGGGTAGCGGTGACGGACACCCGGGGGGCGAAGCCCCCTTACGACACACAAGAGGACGGGCCGCTGCCCGGTGGACGGCCGTCCACCGGCAAGCAGAAGGCCCAGCCGTACCACCCGCCGCAGGCGTACGGGGCGGACGGCCAGGAGGACGCCCACGGCTCCGCCACGGTCCGCCGCCCCCGTACGGGGGCCAAGACCACGCCGCGCACGCGCAAGGCGCGGCTGCGGGTCGCCAAGGCGGACCCGTGGTCGGTGATGAAGGTGAGCTTCCTGCTCTCCATCGCCCTGGGCATCTGCACGGTGGTCGCGGCGGCGGTGCTGTGGATGGTCATGGACGCCATGGGCGTCTTCTCCACGGTCGGCGCCACGATCAGTGACGCCACCGGGTCCACGGCGAGCAACGGGTTCGACCTCCAGGCGTTCCTGTCGCTGCCGCGCATGCTGCTCTTCACCTCCGTGATCGCGGTCATCGACGTGGTGCTCGCCACGGCGCTGGCCACGCTCGGCGCGTTCATCTACAACCTCGCCGCCGGTTTCGTGGGCGGCGTGGAGCTGACGCTCGCCGAGGACGAGTAG
- a CDS encoding DLW-39 family protein: MKKLLLVALAAIGGLLVYRQIQADRAEQDLWTEATDSVPAGS; the protein is encoded by the coding sequence GTGAAGAAGCTCCTCCTGGTCGCACTGGCCGCCATCGGCGGGCTCCTCGTGTACCGCCAGATCCAGGCGGATCGCGCCGAGCAGGATCTGTGGACGGAGGCGACCGACTCCGTGCCCGCGGGTTCGTGA
- the gnd gene encoding phosphogluconate dehydrogenase (NAD(+)-dependent, decarboxylating), whose translation MELGLIGLGKMGGNMRERIRRAGHTVVGYDRNADLADVHSLEELVGKLKGPRVVWVMVPAGEATQSTIDQLAELLSPGDVVVDGGNSRWTDDEKHAAELAAKGIGFVDCGVSGGVWGLENGYALMYGGTAEDVAKVLPVFDALKPEGDFGAVHAGKVGAGHFAKMVHNGIEYAMMQAFAEGWELLEAVDSVTDVREVFRSWQEGTVIRSWLLDLAVRALDDDEHLDKLRGYASDSGEGRWTVEAAIDNAVPLPAITASLFARFASRQDDSPQMKMIAALRNQFGGHAVESK comes from the coding sequence ATGGAGCTCGGTCTCATCGGCCTCGGCAAGATGGGCGGGAACATGCGCGAGCGCATCCGCCGCGCGGGCCACACCGTCGTCGGGTACGACCGCAACGCCGACCTCGCCGACGTCCACAGCCTCGAAGAGCTCGTGGGCAAGCTGAAGGGCCCCCGCGTCGTGTGGGTCATGGTCCCGGCTGGCGAGGCCACCCAGTCGACCATCGACCAGCTGGCCGAGCTGCTCTCCCCCGGCGACGTCGTCGTGGACGGGGGCAACTCCCGTTGGACGGACGACGAGAAGCACGCCGCGGAGCTGGCCGCCAAGGGCATCGGCTTCGTCGACTGCGGCGTCTCCGGCGGTGTGTGGGGCCTGGAGAACGGCTACGCCCTCATGTACGGCGGTACCGCCGAGGACGTGGCGAAGGTCCTGCCGGTCTTCGACGCGCTGAAGCCGGAGGGCGACTTCGGCGCCGTCCACGCGGGCAAGGTCGGCGCCGGCCACTTCGCGAAGATGGTCCACAACGGCATCGAGTACGCGATGATGCAGGCCTTCGCCGAGGGCTGGGAGCTGCTGGAGGCCGTGGACTCCGTCACCGACGTCCGCGAGGTCTTCCGGTCCTGGCAGGAGGGCACGGTCATCCGCTCATGGCTGCTCGACCTCGCCGTCCGCGCGCTCGACGACGACGAGCACCTCGACAAGCTGCGGGGCTACGCGTCGGACTCCGGCGAGGGCCGCTGGACGGTCGAGGCCGCCATCGACAACGCCGTGCCGCTGCCCGCGATCACCGCCTCCCTGTTCGCGCGGTTCGCCTCGCGCCAGGACGACTCGCCGCAGATGAAGATGATCGCCGCCCTGCGCAACCAGTTCGGCGGTCACGCGGTCGAGTCCAAGTAA
- the dnaN gene encoding DNA polymerase III subunit beta → MKIRVERDVLAEAVAWVARSLPARPPAPVLAGLLLKAEDGALSFSSFDYEVSARVSVDAEVEEDGTVLVSGRLLADICRALPNRPVEISTDGVRATVVCGSSRFTLHTLPVEEYPALPQMPTATGTVPGEVFASAAAQVAIAAGRDDTLPVLTGVRIEIEGDRVTLASTDRYRFAVREFLWKPESPDASAVALVPAKTLLDTAKALTSGDTVTLALSGSGAGEGLIGFEGAGRRTTTRLLEGDLPKYRTLFPTEFNSIATIETAPFVEAVKRVALVAERNTPVRLSFEQGVLILEAGSSDDAQAVERVDAHLEGDDISIAFNPTFLLDGLSAIDAPVAQLSFTTSTKPALLSGKPAVDAEADEAYKYLIMPVRLSG, encoded by the coding sequence GTGAAAATCCGGGTGGAGCGCGATGTACTCGCGGAGGCGGTGGCCTGGGTGGCCCGCAGCCTCCCGGCCCGTCCGCCCGCGCCCGTGCTCGCGGGCCTTCTGCTGAAGGCCGAGGACGGTGCGCTGAGCTTCTCCAGCTTCGACTACGAGGTCTCGGCGCGGGTCTCCGTCGACGCCGAGGTGGAGGAGGACGGCACGGTCCTGGTGTCCGGGCGGCTGCTCGCCGACATCTGCCGCGCCCTCCCCAACCGGCCCGTGGAGATTTCCACAGACGGTGTACGGGCGACGGTGGTCTGCGGTTCGTCCCGCTTCACCCTCCACACTCTGCCCGTGGAGGAGTACCCGGCGCTGCCGCAGATGCCGACCGCGACCGGCACGGTCCCCGGTGAGGTGTTCGCCTCCGCCGCGGCCCAGGTCGCCATCGCCGCCGGCCGTGACGACACGCTCCCCGTGCTCACCGGCGTGCGCATCGAGATCGAGGGCGACAGGGTCACCCTGGCCTCCACCGACCGCTACCGCTTCGCGGTGCGCGAGTTCCTGTGGAAGCCGGAGTCCCCGGACGCCTCGGCCGTCGCGCTGGTGCCCGCCAAGACGCTCCTCGACACCGCCAAGGCGCTCACCAGCGGTGACACGGTCACCCTGGCGCTCTCCGGCTCCGGTGCCGGCGAGGGCCTGATCGGCTTCGAGGGCGCGGGGCGGCGCACGACCACCCGGCTCCTCGAGGGCGACCTGCCGAAGTACCGGACGCTGTTCCCGACCGAGTTCAACTCGATCGCCACGATCGAGACGGCCCCGTTCGTCGAGGCCGTGAAGCGCGTGGCGCTGGTCGCCGAGCGGAACACTCCGGTCCGGCTCAGCTTCGAGCAGGGCGTGCTCATCCTGGAGGCCGGCTCCAGCGACGACGCACAGGCTGTGGAGCGCGTCGACGCGCACCTGGAGGGCGACGACATCTCGATCGCCTTCAACCCGACCTTCCTGCTCGACGGCCTGAGCGCCATCGACGCCCCGGTCGCGCAGTTGTCCTTCACGACCTCCACCAAGCCCGCGCTGCTGAGCGGCAAGCCGGCCGTGGACGCGGAGGCCGACGAGGCCTACAAGTACCTGATCATGCCGGTTCGACTCAGTGGCTGA
- a CDS encoding DUF721 domain-containing protein: MSTQSQAASAQAPVPESSGVDLARVALRAAKEQAKARGAAAQQKKQARRGGGLRSGARADGRDPLPLGAAINRLITERGWETPAAVGGVMGRWPQIVGEDLAKHCVPLRYDEDPDERVLTVQCDSTAWATQLRLLAPRLVARLNEDLGHGTVRVIRVLGPGGPRRGYGPLRAPGSTGAGDTYG; encoded by the coding sequence ATGAGCACGCAGTCGCAGGCGGCGTCCGCGCAGGCGCCCGTCCCCGAGTCGTCCGGCGTCGACCTGGCGCGCGTCGCGCTGCGCGCCGCGAAGGAGCAGGCCAAGGCGCGGGGCGCGGCGGCGCAGCAGAAGAAACAGGCGCGCCGCGGCGGCGGACTGCGCTCCGGGGCGCGGGCCGACGGGCGAGACCCGCTGCCGCTCGGCGCCGCGATCAACCGGCTGATCACCGAGCGCGGGTGGGAGACGCCCGCCGCGGTCGGCGGCGTGATGGGGCGCTGGCCGCAGATCGTCGGCGAGGACCTGGCCAAGCACTGCGTGCCCCTGCGGTACGACGAGGACCCCGACGAGCGCGTCCTGACCGTCCAGTGCGACTCCACGGCGTGGGCGACGCAGCTGCGGCTGCTCGCGCCGCGGCTCGTGGCCCGGCTCAACGAGGACCTCGGCCACGGGACCGTCCGTGTCATCCGGGTCCTCGGCCCCGGCGGCCCGCGGCGTGGGTACGGCCCGCTGCGCGCGCCGGGGAGCACCGGCGCGGGCGACACGTACGGCTGA
- the recF gene encoding DNA replication/repair protein RecF (All proteins in this family for which functions are known are DNA-binding proteins that assist the filamentation of RecA onto DNA for the initiation of recombination or recombinational repair.), whose product MHVTHLSLADFRSYARVEVPLDPGVSVFVGANGQGKTNLVEAVGYLATLGSHRVSSDAPLVRIGADRAVIRAAVRQGERQQLVELELNPGRANRARVNRSSQVRPRDVLGIIRTVLFAPEDLALVKGDPGERRRFLDELITARSPRMAGVRSDYDRVLKQRNTLLKTAAMARRHGGRSMDLSTLDVWDQHLAHVGAELLAQRLDLVATLQPLAVKAYEQLAPGGGPVTLEYRGSVGDVAVTAGREELAERLLGALAEVRKQEIDRGVTLVGPHRDDLGLMLGQMPAKGYASHGESWSYALALRLASYDLLRSEGNEPVLVLDDVFAELDGRRRERLAELVAPGEQVLVTAAVDDDVPGVLAGTRYAVAEGAVERV is encoded by the coding sequence ATGCACGTCACGCATCTGTCGCTGGCCGACTTCCGCTCGTACGCCCGGGTCGAGGTCCCGCTCGACCCGGGCGTCAGCGTCTTCGTCGGCGCCAACGGGCAGGGCAAGACGAACCTCGTGGAGGCCGTCGGCTACCTCGCGACGCTCGGCAGCCACCGGGTGTCGTCCGACGCGCCCCTCGTCCGGATCGGCGCCGACCGGGCCGTGATCCGCGCGGCCGTGCGGCAGGGCGAACGGCAGCAGCTCGTCGAGCTGGAGCTCAACCCCGGCAGGGCCAACCGCGCCCGGGTGAACCGGTCCTCCCAGGTCAGGCCCCGCGACGTGCTGGGGATCATACGGACGGTGCTCTTCGCGCCCGAGGACCTCGCCCTGGTGAAGGGCGACCCCGGCGAGCGGCGCCGGTTCCTCGACGAGCTGATCACCGCGCGGTCGCCGCGCATGGCCGGGGTGCGCTCGGACTACGACCGGGTCCTCAAGCAGCGCAACACCCTGCTGAAGACCGCCGCCATGGCCCGCCGGCACGGCGGCCGTTCCATGGACCTGTCCACGCTCGACGTGTGGGACCAGCACCTCGCCCACGTCGGCGCGGAACTGCTCGCCCAGCGGCTGGACCTCGTCGCCACGCTCCAGCCGCTCGCCGTGAAGGCGTACGAGCAGCTGGCCCCCGGCGGCGGGCCCGTCACGCTGGAGTACCGGGGGTCGGTCGGTGACGTCGCCGTGACGGCCGGGCGCGAGGAGCTGGCCGAACGGCTGCTCGGGGCGCTGGCCGAGGTCCGCAAGCAGGAGATCGACCGGGGCGTCACCCTCGTCGGGCCGCACCGCGACGACCTCGGGCTGATGCTCGGGCAGATGCCCGCCAAGGGGTACGCGAGCCACGGCGAGTCCTGGTCGTACGCGCTGGCGCTGCGGCTCGCCTCGTACGACCTGCTGCGCTCCGAGGGCAACGAACCCGTGCTCGTCCTGGACGACGTCTTCGCCGAGCTGGACGGCCGGCGGCGGGAGCGGCTGGCGGAACTCGTCGCCCCCGGCGAGCAGGTGCTGGTGACGGCCGCGGTCGACGACGACGTGCCCGGGGTCCTGGCGGGCACGCGGTACGCGGTGGCGGAAGGGGCGGTGGAGCGCGTATGA
- the gyrA gene encoding DNA gyrase subunit A: MADENTPAAVTPEEEPVVPGVGMRVEPVGLETEMQRSYLDYAMSVIVSRALPDVRDGLKPVHRRVLYAMYDGGYRPEKGFYKCARVVGDVMGTYHPHGDSSIYDALVRLAQPWSMRLPLVDSNGNFGSPGNDPAAAMRYTECKMTPLSMEMLRDIDEETVDFQDNYDGRNQEPTVLPSRFPNLLVNGSAGIAVGMATNIPPHNLREVAAGAQWALEHPDASHEELLDALIERIKGPDFPTGALVVGRKGIEEAYRTGRGSITMRAVVEVEEIQNRQCLVVTELPYQVNPDNLAQKIADLVKDGKVGGIADVRDETSSRTGQRLVIVLKRDAVAKVVLNNLYKHTDLQTNFGANMLALVDGVPRTLSLDAFIRHWVTHQIEVIVRRTRFRLRKAEERAHILRGLLKALDAIDDVIALIRRSDTVDVARGGLMELLEIDEIQANAILEMQLRRLAALERQKIVAEHDELQAKINEYNRILASETRQRQIVSEELAQLVEKFGDDRRSQLVPFDGDMSIEDLIAEEDIVVTITRGGYVKRTKTDDYRSQRRGGKGVRGAKLKEDDIVDHFFVSTTHHWLLFFTNKGRVYRAKAYELPDAGRDARGQHVANLLAFQPDEQIAEILAIRDYEAAPYLVLATKAGLVKKTSLKDYDSPRSGGVIAINLREREDGGDDELIGAELVSAEDDLLLISRKAQSIRFTATDDALRPMGRATSGVKGMSFREGDELLSMNVVRPGTYVFTATDGGYAKRTPVDEYRVQGRGGLGIKAAKIVEDRGSLVGALVVEETDEILAITLSGGVIRTRVNEVRETGRDTMGVQLINLGKRDAVVGIARNAEAGAEAEAVEETEAADGVVPDAEGTEAAADTGAVVEAAGDTESPAGEHEE, encoded by the coding sequence ATGGCCGACGAGAACACCCCCGCCGCCGTGACGCCCGAAGAGGAGCCCGTCGTTCCCGGCGTGGGCATGCGGGTCGAGCCCGTCGGGCTCGAGACCGAGATGCAGCGCTCGTACCTCGACTACGCGATGTCCGTCATCGTGTCGCGTGCGCTGCCCGACGTGCGGGACGGCCTCAAGCCCGTCCACCGGCGCGTCCTGTACGCCATGTACGACGGCGGGTACCGGCCCGAGAAGGGCTTCTACAAGTGCGCCCGCGTCGTCGGCGACGTCATGGGCACCTACCACCCGCACGGCGACTCCTCGATCTACGACGCGCTCGTGCGCCTGGCCCAGCCGTGGTCGATGCGGCTGCCGCTCGTGGACTCCAACGGCAACTTCGGTTCCCCGGGCAACGACCCGGCCGCCGCCATGCGGTACACCGAGTGCAAGATGACGCCGCTGTCGATGGAGATGCTCCGCGACATCGACGAGGAGACCGTCGACTTCCAGGACAACTACGACGGACGCAACCAGGAGCCGACGGTCCTGCCGTCCCGCTTCCCGAACCTCCTGGTCAACGGCTCCGCCGGCATCGCGGTCGGCATGGCGACCAACATCCCGCCGCACAACCTCCGCGAGGTCGCGGCCGGCGCCCAGTGGGCGCTGGAGCACCCGGACGCCTCCCACGAGGAGCTGCTCGACGCGCTCATCGAGCGCATCAAGGGCCCCGACTTCCCGACCGGCGCCCTCGTCGTCGGCCGCAAGGGCATCGAGGAGGCGTACCGCACGGGACGTGGCTCCATCACGATGCGCGCGGTCGTCGAGGTCGAGGAGATCCAGAACCGCCAGTGCCTGGTGGTCACGGAGCTGCCCTACCAGGTCAACCCGGACAACCTCGCGCAGAAGATCGCCGACCTGGTCAAGGACGGCAAGGTCGGCGGCATCGCGGACGTCCGCGACGAGACGTCCTCGCGCACCGGCCAGCGGCTTGTCATCGTCCTCAAGCGGGACGCGGTCGCCAAGGTCGTGCTCAACAACCTCTACAAGCACACCGACCTGCAGACGAACTTCGGCGCGAACATGCTCGCGCTGGTCGACGGCGTGCCGCGCACCCTCTCGCTCGACGCGTTCATCCGCCACTGGGTGACGCACCAGATCGAGGTCATCGTCCGCCGTACGCGCTTCCGGCTGCGCAAGGCCGAGGAGCGGGCGCACATCCTGCGCGGCCTGCTCAAGGCGCTCGACGCGATCGACGACGTCATCGCCCTCATCCGGCGCAGCGACACGGTCGACGTCGCGCGCGGCGGCCTGATGGAGCTGCTGGAGATCGACGAGATCCAGGCGAACGCCATCCTGGAGATGCAGCTGCGCCGTCTGGCCGCCCTGGAGCGCCAGAAGATCGTCGCCGAGCACGACGAGCTCCAGGCGAAGATCAACGAGTACAACCGCATCCTCGCCTCCGAGACCCGCCAGCGGCAGATCGTCAGCGAGGAGCTGGCGCAGCTGGTGGAGAAGTTCGGCGACGACCGCCGCAGCCAGCTCGTGCCGTTCGACGGCGACATGTCCATCGAGGACCTGATCGCCGAGGAGGACATCGTCGTCACCATCACGCGTGGTGGCTACGTGAAGCGCACGAAGACGGACGACTACCGCTCGCAGCGGCGCGGCGGCAAGGGCGTGCGGGGCGCGAAGCTGAAGGAAGACGACATCGTCGACCACTTCTTCGTCTCCACCACGCACCACTGGCTGCTGTTCTTCACGAACAAGGGCCGCGTCTACCGCGCCAAGGCGTACGAGCTGCCGGACGCCGGCCGGGACGCCCGCGGCCAGCACGTCGCCAACCTGCTGGCCTTCCAGCCGGACGAGCAGATCGCCGAGATCCTCGCGATCCGCGACTACGAGGCCGCGCCGTACCTGGTCCTCGCGACCAAGGCCGGTCTGGTGAAGAAGACGTCGCTGAAGGACTACGACTCGCCCCGTTCGGGCGGCGTCATCGCCATCAACCTGCGCGAGCGGGAGGACGGCGGCGACGACGAGCTGATCGGCGCCGAGCTGGTCTCCGCCGAAGACGACCTGCTGCTCATCAGCCGGAAGGCCCAGTCCATCCGCTTCACCGCGACGGACGACGCGCTGCGCCCGATGGGCCGCGCCACCTCCGGTGTGAAGGGCATGAGCTTCCGCGAGGGCGACGAGCTGCTGTCGATGAACGTCGTCCGCCCCGGTACGTACGTCTTCACCGCGACGGACGGCGGCTACGCCAAGCGGACGCCTGTCGACGAGTATCGGGTGCAGGGCCGTGGCGGTCTGGGCATCAAGGCTGCGAAGATCGTGGAGGACCGCGGCTCGCTCGTCGGCGCGCTGGTGGTCGAGGAGACCGATGAGATCCTCGCCATCACGCTGTCCGGTGGTGTGATTCGCACGCGCGTCAACGAAGTCAGGGAGACCGGCCGTGACACCATGGGTGTCCAGCTGATCAACCTGGGCAAGCGCGATGCCGTCGTAGGTATCGCACGGAACGCCGAGGCCGGTGCCGAGGCCGAGGCGGTCGAGGAGACCGAAGCGGCCGACGGTGTGGTTCCGGACGCGGAAGGAACCGAGGCCGCCGCCGATACCGGCGCGGTGGTCGAGGCAGCCGGGGACACGGAGTCCCCGGCCGGGGAGCACGAGGAGTAA